Genomic segment of Aliiroseovarius sp. M344:
AAGACCGTTTTTTAGGGTAACATGGGTGTAACGAGGCAGTAACCGGCGATTCAGTCGGAATTAATAGACAGCATTTGTCGACATCGGGGAACATCGGTGCGGCGCGGACATAGACAGGCGGACATATCATGACTTTGAACCTTACCATGCCCGGTCAGGAAGAGTTGAAACCTCGTATCACGGTATTTGGCGTGGGCGGTGCCGGTGGCAACGCGGTCAACAACATGATCGAGAAGGAACTCGAGGGCGTAGAATTCGTTGTAGCAAACACCGACGCGCAAGCATTGCAGCAGTCGCGATCGAAAGACCGCATTCAGATGGGTGTGAAGGTGACCGAGGGTCTGGGCGCTGGTGCGCGCGCATCGGTCGGCGCAGCCGCAGCTGAAGAGTCGATCGAACAGATCGTTGATCACCTTGCTGGCGCGCATATGTGCTTCATCACCGCCGGTATGGGCGGCGGCACCGGAACGGGCGCAGCCCCGATCATCGCGCAAGCTGCGCGTGAACTTGGTGTGCTGACCGTTGGCGTCGTGACCAAACCCTTCCAGTTCGAGGGCGCAAAACGTATGCGTCAGGCGGAAGAGGGCGTCGAAGCTCTGCAAAAGATGGTCGATACGCTGATCATCATTCCGAACCAGAACCTGTTCCGTCTGGCCAATGAGAAAACCACGTTCACCGAAGCATTCTCGATGGCGGATGACGTTCTTTATCAAGGCGTTAAGGGTGTAACGGACCTGATGGTTCGCCCCGGCCTTATCAACCTCGACTTTGCGGATGTCCGTGCCGTGATGGACGAGATGGGCAAAGCCATGATGGGAACCGGCGAGGCCGAAGGCGAAGATCGTGCCGTTCAGGCCGCCGAGAAAGCCATCGCCAACCCGCTTCTGGACGAAATCAGCCTGCGTGGCGCGAAGGGTGTGTTGATCAACATCACCGGCGGCTACGACCTGACGCTGTTCGAACTGGACGAAGCGGCCAACCGCATCCGCGAAGAGGTGGATCCGGACGCCAACATCATCGTTGGGTCGACGCTGGACACCGACATGGAAGGCGCAATGCGCGTGTCTGTTGTCGCGACCGGCATCGACGCCATGGACGTGAACACCGAAATGCCGATACCGCGTCGCAGTATGGCAAGCACGCTGCAAACACCGTTGGATGTTGAGCAGAAGATGGAAGCTCAAGCCCCTGATGCGGTTGCGGCCGCGGCAGCCATTGAAAACTCGCCAGCACCAGATGCTGGCAGGGCAGAGGTTGCCGCGAGCGAACCAACACTGTTTGGCGAAATGGAAAGCGAAGAAGACGACGCCCCGAAAGCTCCGTCCGAGAACGTATTCCAGGCCGATCAGGCCGGGGGCGATGTGCCTCCGCCGGCTTACCAGCCCCGTGAAAACGACGCGGCAACTTCCGCACCGGAGAGCCGCGATGCACCTGCCAGAAACTATGGCGATGAGCAGGATGTCGCGACATTTGTAGCCCCGCGGGCACCGGCACCGGGTACCCCGTCACCGGAAGCTCTGGCG
This window contains:
- the ftsZ gene encoding cell division protein FtsZ, producing the protein MTLNLTMPGQEELKPRITVFGVGGAGGNAVNNMIEKELEGVEFVVANTDAQALQQSRSKDRIQMGVKVTEGLGAGARASVGAAAAEESIEQIVDHLAGAHMCFITAGMGGGTGTGAAPIIAQAARELGVLTVGVVTKPFQFEGAKRMRQAEEGVEALQKMVDTLIIIPNQNLFRLANEKTTFTEAFSMADDVLYQGVKGVTDLMVRPGLINLDFADVRAVMDEMGKAMMGTGEAEGEDRAVQAAEKAIANPLLDEISLRGAKGVLINITGGYDLTLFELDEAANRIREEVDPDANIIVGSTLDTDMEGAMRVSVVATGIDAMDVNTEMPIPRRSMASTLQTPLDVEQKMEAQAPDAVAAAAAIENSPAPDAGRAEVAASEPTLFGEMESEEDDAPKAPSENVFQADQAGGDVPPPAYQPRENDAATSAPESRDAPARNYGDEQDVATFVAPRAPAPGTPSPEALARLQAAVHNQPRAQGAPAAQAPSHGTASAAHGGSAHDKPRFGINSLINRMTGSGVAGAEEQARSQPPVQSHQPSQPQAPAADPEQDKVEIPAFLRRQAN